TTTTTTATGTTAGCGACTATCCGTGGCAGGTCGTGGCCTGGTATCAAAATGCTCGCCTTCcttcttcttcgtcttcttcttcctctactTTGAGCTTTAACGGCAGCGCCAATATCTGGTGTTGCCTTACCGCCACCTACTGGAGCAAAGCAGCACTTCACAGCTCTCTTCCTCAAAACCAAAGAGGCTAAGACGCGACCCAATGTCGCCTCTTATTATTATAACCTATTTTCTGAAACTGAGGTCTTGTGTCTTTCTCTCCACACCTACGGGCAAACTCCACAGTATATTGCCATAGATGAAGTACTTTATTTGACCCACTAGTCCCTATACATCTCAATAGGTCAACATTACATTGAGAAGCAGCGCTCAATTTCATTAGGGTAGGCTACATATCTATGCCAACTCCTAGTAAACTTCAAATCTTGACTGAAAACGTTTCTGTTTGCCACTACCTTTAattaaaaagaatattttttatCTTCACATTCTGTTATATACACAGGTGTacgtacctaataaagtggacACAGTGTATATGTCATTAAGTATAAAAGGTCACATACACTGGGCTCTTGCGTGCTCTGTACCGGCCAGAACGCTCCTTCCTACCTGTTACATTACCTGATAAAATGCAGCATAAACCTGCTGATTTTTTGCTTCGTTGGTCTGGAAGCTAAATTTATAAATATCAACTAAAATATGACTTTTCACCCAGCTATGcaatatatataggctattttATTGATAATATCATTTGGAATAATTAGCTTGTTACGCAATGTGTGTAACAGTgtaacaaaccttttttttatataaattaaATGCAACAACACATGCCAACTATTCAGCACTGTACAAACCCCAAAGCCTTAAAGACTCTTATGTAAATTGTATAGCGTAATTGTCTCAACAGCTGAATCCTTTCTTTTTCATTGTACAATTTAGTTGCCCATTACCTCTTGGCATAGCCTATGTCTATTGTTGTTTGTTATTGCACAGTTTTGCAATATCCGTATATAAGAAGTTAAATAGCCTCACCGTAGCCTGATCATTTCCTTGCTGCTGAATGCATAAAGTCAATGCAATCTATGATTTTAATATGATAGCTTGTGATAAGATTTTGATAGCCTATTTAAACGTTTGCTTTAGCGCACTCTGCAGGGCCGTTAACTAACAACCTCTGAATGCcatccatggatgtattatataaaagcaaaaacaacCAACCCTTCTCTTGTTCCTCCtggacatggatgtattaagagaacggcaCGTTAGTTTGTTTCACGGCTTTGTGTCGCCATCTAGCgatgattaaaaataaatgtcaatggTCTCCCATCTTTTATGTCCTGCCATCATATGGAGCTTGCACACAGcttaaaatgtgtgtaaaatgtgtaattcaCATCAAAAACATATGACGAATTGGCCAAGAGAGCCATAACATGCAATTTCCTTTTATGTTTGCATGTAGGACAATAAATAACAACATTGGACAGTGCCACTGCACTggcattgtgtttttattatcgTGTATGATCATTTACAATGTAATGAATATAAACATTGAATTAATAGTTAATGTTTCACACTGTTAATGATTGTAAAGTCCATTATTTACAAAGACAAATATTTGCTTATTTAAATTTTCTTCCTCAGTCAAATGCCTTCATCACACTTGGCTGCTGCATGTCAAGCAGCAGGATCCTCTGATGTAATTGTATTATTGAATTTAAGTGGTGAATCATAGTCCGGAGGAACATCAAAAAACAGCTCATCGTCAAAACAGAAATCATCGGATGGTGGTGCAAGGTACGGCAGCTTCAAGACAAAGCCTGTGAGGATGCCTCCCAGCGCTGACACTCCTATGGTGAAGAAAACTGCTGCAACCTGGAAGAGAGCTTGTTCCCGGGCAGTCCTCCCCAACCCCGGCTGTAAACCGGGAATCAACATCTGGAGCTCTTGCAGCTTAGGGTCTCCCTCCACTGGTGCTCTGTGCGTAAAGATCTCATACAAACTGGGGCCATAAATCTCCTCATTAGCCATCAGTATAGCACATATCCCTGCAGCACAGGATATAAGTCCTGTTAGACCGTGCAAATTATGTATTCCGCACTGATCCTGGATCCTGAAACGCCGCGCCAGGAAGGGGCTCAAATACTTGTAGCCCAGCATGCATGCAGTGCAGCCTATTACACCCAGAGCGTATGCAGCTGCAGGTGATATCATCATATCCACAGATGCCCCGACTGTCACGCCTCCAGCCAGGGTCACATTCTGGACATCGGCCATAGTGATCTTACCATTTTTGTTCAGCATGGCAGAGAGAGCGAAGGCTGTGAGCGTGGAGGCACTGAGACCGAGAAAGGTGTGGAGGACGGCTCTGTGCTGGTCGTCTCCTTTCAGGGTCAATGCTGAGTTGAAGGAGGGCCAAAACACCCAGAGGAACAAGGTCCCCATCACAGAAAGGATGTCAGAGTGGTAGCTGGTGGTCTCCTTTGCATGGCCTTCATTTAGACAAGGCCTGTACAGTACAAAAGTGACCCCCAAGCCAAAATAACAGGCAAATAGGTGAATAAGAATGGAGCCTCCTGCATCGTTGATCTTCAGGTACTTGAGCACAGCCCATTCTGTGACTACAAACACTGGCACTTCCAGCAGAGCCATCACCAGCAACTGCAACGGGCTTGTCTTCCCCAGCACTGCCCCGAAAGATATCAGAACCACAGCACAGGCAAACTCTGCATTTATGAGGTTGAGCAATCCGAGGTGGATCTTACCCTCATGGCTGAACTGGAAGTATCCCTGCACCAGAATGGCCCACTGGATGGAAAAAGTAGCTGTGAGGAAGTTAAAAACCATCCCCCCAAAGCCATAGAAACGAAAAAATGCCAGCAGGCAACCAAAGCCGATGAATATCATGAACTGTATGTCTGTAAAAACAGGGTAGTACCTATACACTGTATTGTCCATGGGGTTAGTCTTGGTCTGAAATCTGGCATCTGCATGCTCATCATAGGTGACAAAGGCAGCATACAAGGCAACAATAATCACCTGTgtgacaaacagaaacacagggaACCTCACTCGGAGACTGGTTGACTTTGTCTTCATCCTGACAGCGCTTTGGGCAAATGACAGTTACAGCCTGTATTATCTCTGTTAAGATAAGACAGGTCAAAGACATTGGTCAACTCCTGCTCTCTCTTCAACGTGCACAAGCAATAATACCCTCACAGAGAAACACTGCTGCGTGGACTTTGATCATTGTAATAAGACACACAATACAGCATGACTTTGCATCTACACATTCACAATAGCCCACCTTATAAAGTGTATAAGCACCTGATGTCAGAATCAGGGGCGGAGCATGACATTGGAAACATTCGGGGCTCAACCTAAAcctagtatgtgtgtgtgtgtgtatgtgtgtgtgtgtgtgtgtgtgtgtgtgtgtgtgtgtgtgtatgtgttttgtgggaaaaacatgatagttgccaaAGAAAATAATCCTCCTGTAGAGCCTACATCCTATTTTGTATCCAATTGTTCTCCagctgtcttcatcattctgaaaccaaaACGCAACAAATATTGAGAATGACTTGTTTTCACTACTGCCACCTAAAAAAATGTCTGATCTTACTATTTTTAAGTTACATAACGTAGGTTGGAATTTGATGTAAACAGCATTACAAATGTTGAAACCTATTTTTAGTAGAGTTCAATGTAGTCAGAGTACAATGCCGATAAATCTTGAGTAATAGAACTTTTGCTCCATTGATTTGccggtccagtcagagagaccAAGGGAAAATGACACATGGTTGAAGTTATTTCAAAACCCTAAAATATTCGGGacttttaagaaaacatttggggctggAGCCCAAAAAGCCGCCCCCCTCGCTGCGCCCCCTGGTCACAATCATATCAGAATCGATCATATAAAGTAAAAACTTTTATCAATGCATTTACAACAAACGTGTCCTCTAACAAAGTTCTTACAATAGCCATGCATGATATACAGATACATCATTTTA
This genomic interval from Sander vitreus isolate 19-12246 chromosome 7, sanVit1, whole genome shotgun sequence contains the following:
- the rh50 gene encoding rh50-like protein codes for the protein MKTKSTSLRVRFPVFLFVTQVIIVALYAAFVTYDEHADARFQTKTNPMDNTVYRYYPVFTDIQFMIFIGFGCLLAFFRFYGFGGMVFNFLTATFSIQWAILVQGYFQFSHEGKIHLGLLNLINAEFACAVVLISFGAVLGKTSPLQLLVMALLEVPVFVVTEWAVLKYLKINDAGGSILIHLFACYFGLGVTFVLYRPCLNEGHAKETTSYHSDILSVMGTLFLWVFWPSFNSALTLKGDDQHRAVLHTFLGLSASTLTAFALSAMLNKNGKITMADVQNVTLAGGVTVGASVDMMISPAAAYALGVIGCTACMLGYKYLSPFLARRFRIQDQCGIHNLHGLTGLISCAAGICAILMANEEIYGPSLYEIFTHRAPVEGDPKLQELQMLIPGLQPGLGRTAREQALFQVAAVFFTIGVSALGGILTGFVLKLPYLAPPSDDFCFDDELFFDVPPDYDSPLKFNNTITSEDPAA